A window of the Loxodonta africana isolate mLoxAfr1 chromosome 3, mLoxAfr1.hap2, whole genome shotgun sequence genome harbors these coding sequences:
- the LOC100675777 gene encoding interferon alpha-inducible protein 6-like, translated as MRQKAVSLVLCYLLLFTCLGVEAGKSSDDRSKDSGSGFWDALPYMVVGGGLMAAGLPVLGFTSAGIAANSMAAWMMSWSAVLNGGGVPAGGLVATLQSLGATGGGSAVMAKVGAGLGYVAHKTLASGKEEGDDEE; from the exons ATGCGGCAGAAGGCGGTATCGCTCGTTCTGTGCTACCTGCTACTCTTCACCTGCCTAGGAGTGGAGGCAG GCAAGAGCTCCGATGACAGGTCAAAGGACAGCGGCTCTGGGTTCTGGGATGCCCTGCCCTACATGGTGGTCGGAGGAG gGCTCATGGCCGCGGGGTTGCCGGTGCTGGGCTTCACCAGTGCCGGCATCGCCGCCAACTCCATGGCCGCCTGGATGATGAGCTGGTCTGCGGTGCTGAACGGTGGCGGTGTGCCTGCTGGAGGCCTGGTGGCCACTCTCCAGAGCCTCG GGGCTACCGGTGGCGGCAGTGCCGTCATGGCCAAGGTTGGTGCCGGTCTGGGCTACGTGGCCCATAAGACCCTTGCCAgtgggaaggaagaaggggatGATGAGGAGTAG